The following nucleotide sequence is from Paenibacillus andongensis.
CCACTGATTGGTACATATTTTTGGAGCCGTAGGCCATTTTATCAATCTATATTTTCCATTTTTATTGAACCTTCTATTTGTTTGGTAAGTCCAATTAAATTTCTTTTGAAATTTGTTCTCATTTTTGTGATTCTAGTTTCTATTGTTTATATGCTTCTATTTGTCTTCATCTTTTCTAGAACGCCAGATCAAGCCATCCAGAAAAAAATAGGGAAATTAAAAACAAAATATATCGTAAATAACGATCACTATATCGATAAAGACGGAAGTTACCGCTATTTTATAAGAGAATTGGATGGAAAATTTACAAATAGTATTCCACATATTTATTACTTGAAAAAAACAAGTGTTGGTTGGATTGTGGTGAATTATGGTAATGCTCCTTAATTCGGTTATTAAACGAAGAATTTGCTCTTTTTTACTCAGGAGTGGAGTATGAAGGAGATTTGTACGATTATACATGCATAAAAAGCGATCATCCATGGCTCAACGACTGCATTTCACCTACACTTAAACCATAAAACAATAACGCAGAGGAGTGTATAGGAATGATGGTGAAGGTAGGAAGTCGCGAGTTGGAGATGGGTGGTCCCCATTTGACGGAGTTGAAGAGTTCAAACGAGATTGTTCACGATGTGGCTGCGCTTCGCGAACGGATGGAGGAAGATGGCTATCTACTCATCCGCGGATTTCATGACCGGGTGAAGGTACTTCATGCTCGCACGAGTATTTTAAAGAAAATGGTACAGATGGGGAAGCTCGATCGCGATACCCTGTTGGAAGAAGGCAGAATGGCTGATGGCAGTAAAAGCATCTTTATGGGAGGGACGAATGAGGATCTGCCGGCTTTGCTTACTGTTTTAAACGGGGATCCTATCATGCAGTTTTTTGATGAACTCCTTGGAGAGCCATCACTTACGTATCATTACAAATGGCTCCGGGCGGTAGGCAAGGGCGATTTTACAGGGGCCCATTATGACATTGTTTACATGGGAAGAGGAACAGAGAAAGTTTATACGGTTTGGTCGCCCCTTGGTGATGTATCGTATGAAATGGGAGGATTGGCGATTTGCTTAGGATCACATCGATTAGAATTGAAACAATCATACGGGACGAAAGATTCAGATCGTGACGACATCGGGCACTATACCGACGATCCGCTGGTCATTACTGAAAAATTTGGCGGGAAATGGGCGACAACAACGTTTGAAGCAGGCGATGTTCTCATCTTCGGTATGTATTTACTTCATTGTTCGCTTGAAAATACGACGAACCAATATCGGATCAGTGTAGATGCGAGATACCAATCGGCCAATGAGAAGGTTGATGAGAGGTGGAGCGGTAAAAAGCCGCGAGGTCACGATAAATGAAGATATGATCATGCTTATTGACGGCGAAAAACGCTAGGCGGCATGCCATATTGCTTCTTAAAAAGCTTCGAGAAGTGAAACTCATCATAGAAATGCAGAGCTGCTGCTATTTCCTTGACGGACAAGTTAGTCGTTTCAAGCGAAACTTTGGCTGACTCTAATTTTAGCTTCAGTATATAGTTGGTTGGAGAATGTCCGGTTATGGAACGAAAATGGGCGAAGAAGTAGGTGCGTGACATCCCGCTTTTTTGCACAAGCTCATCGATTTGGATAGGTTTGTTCAAGTTTTTGTGTATGAAATAGAGGATTCTGTCCATTTCGGTATGGTTGGGCGCAGCTAAAAACGACTGTTCCCTAGCGAAAAGGAGCAGCACTTCCTGCAGAAGAATGTTGGCTGAATAAGCGTAACCAGCAGGTTGTGCGATCAGGGTTTCAATGATTTTTTCGCATAATTGAAGGGCTTCGGTCAACTTCGCAGTGGATAAGATTTGTCCAACAGGAAGGTGGAGAAAGTGCGCCATGTCCAAGCTGCTGAAATCGATAAAGTAAAATTTCCAATTATTATTCTGGCATTTGTATGTACAAGGCACTGCTTCTTTTACGAAAAAAAAGGAGCCCGGGTACAAGTCATATCGGTCACCTGTTAGGGATAGGACACCATTTCCTTCATACGTAATAAAAAGCCCGGGGGTAACAAATCCAGCATTTTTAGATACTTGATAGGTGACGTTGGCCTGTACTTTCCAAATAGAAATAAACTTGCACAGGGGAACAGCTGACTTTTCTCCCAAGCTATAGGGTATATCCATGTAGGACACTGCTTTTCACCTGCCTAAAGTTGACATTTTGTATGGATATACATCCATTATAAATGAATTAGTTTCAATTCGCTCAATTGTTTCATGTAGGTATATTGACTAATAAAGGATTGCGCTTATAAGGGATATTGTTTTCCTAACATGGACACCGGTCTAGCTTATGCTCACTGGATGTCCATGTTTTTGTGTTATATCTAGGTCACATTTAAAGAGCGATCGTATGAGCATCGTTTTCCGTAAGTATCTGGTTAGTATTGGTGTCAACTGGGGGTGTTCACTTGGGTAGGTAAATAGGTGGCTTTTTGGAGTATATGTGTATAATAGATTTATGATATTTTCAAAGGTGGTCTACATACGATGATTAAATGCACCCATTGTTCAAAAGTCACAGAACTTCAAATGCAGCGCTGCATCCATTGTGGGAAAATCCTGACGTACACCGTTGCAGAGAAATTCGATATCCTAGCAGAATCCGTTGAACATGCGTTGAAAAAGGAGCTAGAAACAAGAAGAAAGATGAAGCATTAAATCATAGGCAAATAGATTAAAAACTCTGTTCCAAAGTCTTTCTCACTGGTGATTCGAACTTTCCCTTGTAAATTGAGAATGGTCTGCAAGCGTACGGAAAAGTGTACGAGCTATGTGGGAAATGAGCGAAATACAAACAGGCATGTTCGTAATTTATGCTCATTGCAGCACAAAATCTTTAAGAATTTGGAGTTTTTGGCTGCTTAATTATGCTTCTCGTAGCCAGAAGGATGCTCGTGAACCGACAAATGTATGCTGAGAGAGCCGAAATGGACTTCTCAACGCCGGAAAAGTAGCAAAGTGTTGCTGAGAAGTCCAAAAAGGACTTCTCAGCAACGGAAGGATGCTTGTTAACCGACAAATGTATGCTGAGAGAGCCGAAAAGGACTTCTCACTGCCGGAAAAGTAGCAAAGTGTTGCTGAGAAGTCCAAAAAGGACGTCTCAGAACCAGAAGGATGCTTGTTAACCGACAAATGTATGCTGAGAGAGCCGAAAAGGACTTCTCACTGCCGGAAAAGTAGCAAAGTGTTGCTGAGAAGTCCGAAAAGGACGTCTCAGAGTCAGAAGGATGTCTGTGATCCGACAAATGTAAGCTGAGAGAGCCGAAATGGACTTCTCACCGTCGAAAAAGTAGCAAAATGGCTCTGAGAAGTCCCGAAAGGACGTCTCAGAGCCATAAAGATGCTTGTTAACGATATGTTTCATAATCAATTTAGGATGTTACCTTTTGTAATTTAGCAGGATTATTGATTTTGTAAGGTACCGGATGTTTCGAAAGCTTTTTTGCTACAATTTTACACTCGAACGAAAGCTTGTCCCCGATTTCTAGCTCCAATTTCTTAAGTGTGGCACTGTGACTGGACCAGGCTTCGCCGATCTCCATTTCAGGTTCTGTCATGGAAACAGCTTCGTAGATAACGACTTCATCTTCCGTATCAGAGAAATTGTTCGGAACAGTTGTAAATTCCTTTACTGTAGCGATCATTTTCACCTTATCTTCGGGTAGTTGAAGCTTTGGAGCTTTTTCTTTTTTGGCCTTCTCTTTTTTCGGCTCTTTGGGGGCCTTTTTAACTTCTTCAACACTAGCTTCTGCAGTAGCTTCCACATTAGCTTCTACGGAAGCTGGAACATCTTCTTGCGAAGCCTCAAGATCTAAACCTTCCGTCTCTGTAGAGTCAGCGGTTCCTGCACCTCTTTGGCTGTAGTTGGCAGCTTGCATTTCCTTCAGGTAAGAGGGATGGATGCAGTGCAGCTGTTTATTGTCGAATTCAATGACAGCGGTCATTTTATCCACAAAACCAACAATGCCACATGGCAAATTCATGCCATTCCCTTTGTAGAAGAATGACTTTGTTTTCGCTGCTTTCTCCGAAAGCAAGCCCCATTCTTTACATTGTTCGAGCTGCTCGGTCTCGTCTTCGAATGTGTTATACGTAGGGGGCTGTATGGCAAACGCATGGACCATGATATCTCCGCCTTTCTAATATTTGTTAGAAGTATGTATGGCTAGTTATTCTAAGCGGTAATCGTCAGTTTTCTCTCCGTCTTCCCAAATCTCTACGAAAAGGGCCTCGCAGTTTTCAAACTCAGTCGGCTTTAGAGCAAGTGCTTTCTCCTCATCTGCGCCAACATAAACATTTTCCATTCCTTCGCCATCGAAGGAGAGGATAACATATATTTTCATATGCCATTGTGCCTCCAATAATTTGATATTGAACATTATAACACAATTGCGGAAATGTTCGCTTGACGAGCAGAGAACGGGAGGAATTGCAAAGAACCTGCGGACTATAGGATCGAATCTTTATCAAATCTTTATTATATTTGGATAGGAATATGTATAATCCTGTCGAATTATACCAATTGCAATTTACATAACTCTATAATTTTCAAGGGGGAAAGACGATTGGTTATTTGGAAGGGTTGGGGCATTTTAGCGGTGCTCATGGCAGGTGCCGGGTTTATCGTAGGAATTCTGATTGAAAGTTTGATCTATGGATCAAGCAAAAACGTATTACATGGTTGGCCATATACGTTAACATTGATTGCAGCCGCTGTTGGCATTTGGTTTAGTGGGAAAGCATTGAATAAAAGTGCAGGACGTGTTCTCGTAGATCAACAGACGAATCAACAATTTAAAATGGGTACACCGCACTCTTTATTTTTCATCCCTATGCAATATTGGGCTTTTCTATTAGGCGTAATAGCCTTTGCTATGTTATTTAAATAATCACAAAGATTGCCTTTGATTCACCCCTTTGGGTGAATCAAAGGCAATTTTTTTTGTTTAAATTTTGCCGAATTTTGTACAAACGCTCTTCTTCACTTTTTGCATGTAGTTGCCTGTGAAGTTGGCTTAAAATCACCCCCAAGTTCATATAGATGAATACAACCTGTTCTCCATATTGTAAAGGCAGCACTTTCATCCATCCGTTATGAGGGAATCGAAGGAGGAGGTTTGAGGGTGGCGATAATCGTCTTATTTGTCATCGGATGTCTATGTGGGTTCTTGTTATTTAGAAAAAATGTGATCACAGCCAGTCAGGAACAAGTTCCGAAAGATGTGAAGCTGTCCATAATAATCCCTGCCAGGAATGAAGCATGCAATTTGCCTCATCTCCTCCATGCACTGAAGGTCCAAACGCTGGAACCCTTTGAAATCATCGTTGTTGATGACTTTTCGGATGACGACACGAAGGAAATTGCTGAAAGTTACGGGGTTACTATCATTAGCAACACAAGTCTCCCGCAGGGATGGACGGGTAAAAACTGGGCTGTATGGAACGGGTATTTGCATGCTTCGGGTGATCTAATTGCCTTTCTTGATGCGGATATTCGCTTAGCTCCACGTGCGCTGGAAGCATTGGTTAAGGCGAGAAATAAAGCGGGAGGCGTCGTTTCTGTCGTTCCCTTCCATTATACGGAGAGGTTTGTTGAAAGACTGGCGCTGATCTTTAATGTGCTTGGTGTATTCGCATTTACGTCCCCTTTTGAAAAGAAAAATCCGAAAAAAGGTCTGTATGGCTCCTGCATCTTAACGACTAGAGAAGACTATGAAAAAATCAAAGGACATCAAAGCATCAAGTCGGAGATGTTGGATGATTTGAACCTTGGGGCCACTTATAGGAAAGCCGGGATTCCAGTGACGAACTTTATCGGGCGTGGCCTGGTTTCTTTTCGTATGTATCCACAAGGGATCGAAACCGAGGTTCAAGGCTTCGGTAAAGGAGCAGTCCTAAGTACGTCAACGTTAAGCCCAGGCACGATCCTTCTTGCTGCCATTTGGGTTGTCGGGCTAATTGCTTCCGAAACTTTCTTCTTCTTTATCCATACTTCGTGGGCGCTGCCACTTTTCATCGGATATCTCTTATACATGATTCAGTTGTTTTATTTGATTAAACATGTGGGCGTGTTTGGAATTATCATGCCTGTCTTGCATGTCCTCTCAACGTTATTCTTCATCTTCGTCATGCTGTATTCCGTTTATCAAGTCGTATTCCTTGGACATGTGTCATGGAAAGGACGGCAAGTCAAGGTAGGAAGCAGGAGGGGGCAATGACCATCGTTTGGACGGTTTGTGCCTTTTTATCAGGATCTTTCATGTTTTCTTACTGGCTTGGCCTTATCGCCAAAAAAAACTTGAAGACGGTTGGTGACGGGAATCCGGGGGCTCTAAATCTGTGGAAGGCAGCTGGTTATAAGCTTGGTTTCGTTGGTATTGTTCTCGATTTCTTAAAAGGATACCTTATCCTTCTTTTTGTATTGGGGAATGAAAAAGTTCAAGGGTACGCCATCATTTCCATCGCACTGGCTCCGATTATCGGGCATGCCTTTTCTCCATTCCTTAAGGGGAAGGGAGGCAAAGCAATCGCTGTGACCTTCGGCGTATGGAGTGCTTTATCCAACTTTGAAGCTTCTCTTGCTTTTGCCGTAGTTTTGGCTATTTTACTGAGTGCAATCAAGGTGATCAACAGAGGAAAAATTACATCGACTGAGGCAGACGGGATGCAGGTCGTAGTGGGTTTTCTGTTATTAGGTATCTATTTGTATTTGAGGGGTTACGCGAGTGCGATCCTTTGGGTATGGTTAGGGAATTTTCTACTGCTTGCTTATACCCATCGAAATGAGCTTGCTGTTTATATAAAAAGGTGATGAAAAAACAAATAGGATGGATCTCGGCCTTGTTGCCGGGATCCATTTTTTTGTTATTAACAAGGCGACGTGATTACATACTAGGCTTTACATTAGGAAAAACTAGGGGCTAAGCAGAAAGGAGTGAGCCTACATATGGAAGATAGAATAGCTCTGAGGGAAGAACGGCTAAACGCATTAAGCCACGGCTTGGGCGCGGCGCTAAGTGCTTTCGGACTTTTTTTACTTTTACAACGTTCCGTTTTGTTCGAAGATCTTGCCTATATCATTAGTAATGCGATTTATGGGGTATCTTTTTGCCTACTGTATCTATCCTCGACCCTTCTGCATTGCTCTCGTTCGAAGAAGTGGTGCGAACGCTTTGAAATCATGGACCATGCAGCTATTTTTATTGCCATTGCGGGTTCGTATACACCATTCCTTCTGATCACCTTGCAAGGAACCCTAGGGTACACTTTGCTGCTGATGATTTGGGTTCTAGCTTTGGGAGGCGTCCGCTATGTTCATTTGATCATTAGGCGGTTTATGCCTTGGGGCCTTCTTATGTATTTGTTGATGGGTGGCTTCATGGTTTCATTAATCGGCCCGCTTAGTGAACTTCTTCCTTCCGTGGCTCTAGCTTGGTTAATGTTCGGAGTCGCTTTTTACTGCATTGGCGTGCCGTTCTTTCTTTGGAAAAGGTTAAGATATCACCATATGATTTGGCATTTGTTTGTGCTTGCTGGAAGCAGCTGCCACTTTATTGCTGTTTATGCTTATGTGATGCCTGCCGTTTTGTAGGGAGCTTGGGTAGCTCTACCAATGACATCTCCATATTTAACGGCACTATCTCCATAGCGGACTACCGTCTTCGACGAACGTCAGAAGGCGGGAAACTCTTATATTTCTTGTATAGCTTCGTAAAATAGTTAGCGTTGCCACAGCCAATTCGTTCGGCGATTTCGGTTACGGTCCATTCGCTATCACGAAGTAAACGATCAGCTTCGTTGATTCGCAGCCAGTTCATATAATCTACGAAGGTACGCCCTGTTAGCTTCTTGAATGTTTTGCAAAAATGGTACGGGTTTAGATTCACCATTTGCGCGGCCTGCTCAACCGACAAAGGCTCGGCAATATGGGATTCGATATGCTGGATTAACGGCTTGAAAGATTCCGAATGCCGGGCAGGAGCTGGTTTATCTTTGAACTTTTCTGGTAAAAATTGCCTAGATAATAGAGCGAAAAGCAGCTGGAAGTTATGTTTGATGACGAGCTCGTAAGCGGCATTTTGATTCTCGAATTCAGCTGTAGATTCACGAATGAGTCGTCGATAAGGAGCAGTACTTTCATCCTCAGCAAACAATTGGGCAGGCATTGGAACTCGTCCGTCTAGAAAAGGGAGGATATACCGTTCATGCACGGGATCTGGATGCACCAATCGCAGCAAGGAAGCATTAAAAACGACAGCGACATACTCCATGGCTTCATCCGCTGCGTTATAGCCAACATGCAAAGCTCCGGCGGGCACGAATAGCAGGTCGCCAGCGTTGGCCTCATAAGGACGGCTATCTATATGAAATATCGCTTTGCCAACCTGCATATCAAT
It contains:
- a CDS encoding phytanoyl-CoA dioxygenase family protein, producing the protein MMVKVGSRELEMGGPHLTELKSSNEIVHDVAALRERMEEDGYLLIRGFHDRVKVLHARTSILKKMVQMGKLDRDTLLEEGRMADGSKSIFMGGTNEDLPALLTVLNGDPIMQFFDELLGEPSLTYHYKWLRAVGKGDFTGAHYDIVYMGRGTEKVYTVWSPLGDVSYEMGGLAICLGSHRLELKQSYGTKDSDRDDIGHYTDDPLVITEKFGGKWATTTFEAGDVLIFGMYLLHCSLENTTNQYRISVDARYQSANEKVDERWSGKKPRGHDK
- a CDS encoding helix-turn-helix domain-containing protein: MDIPYSLGEKSAVPLCKFISIWKVQANVTYQVSKNAGFVTPGLFITYEGNGVLSLTGDRYDLYPGSFFFVKEAVPCTYKCQNNNWKFYFIDFSSLDMAHFLHLPVGQILSTAKLTEALQLCEKIIETLIAQPAGYAYSANILLQEVLLLFAREQSFLAAPNHTEMDRILYFIHKNLNKPIQIDELVQKSGMSRTYFFAHFRSITGHSPTNYILKLKLESAKVSLETTNLSVKEIAAALHFYDEFHFSKLFKKQYGMPPSVFRRQ
- a CDS encoding glycosyltransferase family 2 protein, whose protein sequence is MAIIVLFVIGCLCGFLLFRKNVITASQEQVPKDVKLSIIIPARNEACNLPHLLHALKVQTLEPFEIIVVDDFSDDDTKEIAESYGVTIISNTSLPQGWTGKNWAVWNGYLHASGDLIAFLDADIRLAPRALEALVKARNKAGGVVSVVPFHYTERFVERLALIFNVLGVFAFTSPFEKKNPKKGLYGSCILTTREDYEKIKGHQSIKSEMLDDLNLGATYRKAGIPVTNFIGRGLVSFRMYPQGIETEVQGFGKGAVLSTSTLSPGTILLAAIWVVGLIASETFFFFIHTSWALPLFIGYLLYMIQLFYLIKHVGVFGIIMPVLHVLSTLFFIFVMLYSVYQVVFLGHVSWKGRQVKVGSRRGQ
- a CDS encoding glycerol-3-phosphate acyltransferase, whose translation is MTIVWTVCAFLSGSFMFSYWLGLIAKKNLKTVGDGNPGALNLWKAAGYKLGFVGIVLDFLKGYLILLFVLGNEKVQGYAIISIALAPIIGHAFSPFLKGKGGKAIAVTFGVWSALSNFEASLAFAVVLAILLSAIKVINRGKITSTEADGMQVVVGFLLLGIYLYLRGYASAILWVWLGNFLLLAYTHRNELAVYIKR
- the trhA gene encoding PAQR family membrane homeostasis protein TrhA, which codes for MEDRIALREERLNALSHGLGAALSAFGLFLLLQRSVLFEDLAYIISNAIYGVSFCLLYLSSTLLHCSRSKKWCERFEIMDHAAIFIAIAGSYTPFLLITLQGTLGYTLLLMIWVLALGGVRYVHLIIRRFMPWGLLMYLLMGGFMVSLIGPLSELLPSVALAWLMFGVAFYCIGVPFFLWKRLRYHHMIWHLFVLAGSSCHFIAVYAYVMPAVL
- a CDS encoding helix-turn-helix transcriptional regulator, whose translation is MEKTPPWDSSYPIRFYRNRPRTTAKDDNILYLHWHEHFEIIDMQVGKAIFHIDSRPYEANAGDLLFVPAGALHVGYNAADEAMEYVAVVFNASLLRLVHPDPVHERYILPFLDGRVPMPAQLFAEDESTAPYRRLIRESTAEFENQNAAYELVIKHNFQLLFALLSRQFLPEKFKDKPAPARHSESFKPLIQHIESHIAEPLSVEQAAQMVNLNPYHFCKTFKKLTGRTFVDYMNWLRINEADRLLRDSEWTVTEIAERIGCGNANYFTKLYKKYKSFPPSDVRRRR